The DNA window CATCTCGTCCATCCCCAGCCGCCGCTCGCCGGGCAGGCCGTGGGGGTAGGAGGTGCCCTCGCCAAATTCCACGATGCAGAAGCTGTTGCCCGCCGCGCCAAGGGCCCGATGCGCGTTCTCGATAAAGCGGGTGACCTCGCCGGCGGTGATACCGGGGCGCAGGATGCGGGCGGCGCGCTGTTGCACCTCCAGCGTCATGTTTTTGGCCTGCAGCATGATCGCCAGCTCGGCGGGGGATTTGATCGAGCGGCAACCATCGATGACCGCGCTGGCTTCTGACAGAGTCACGGCAGGCGCCGCCCGGCGCAGCCTTTCGATCATGACGAAGGGCAGGGCGGGATCGATCGCCAGATGCCTGACGCGGGCGCTCTCCAGCAGGCTGGCGAGGATGAGATGCGGGTTCTCATGCTCTTCCCAGCCGTGGATCTGCGCGGGCACCTGCAACTCGGCCTCCAGCGAGCCCAGTTCGAAGCGCGGCGCCACCAGAACGGGATCGCCCTCGGGCAACAGCAGCATGGCCACCAGCCGCTCGCTGGCCCCCCATGACAGGCCGGTGAAATAGCGCAGGCTGGGCCCGGCATCGACCAGCAGGGCTTCGGCCCCGGTCTGCGCCATCAACTGGCGGGCGCGGGTGATGCGCCGGGCGAACTCCTCGGCGGATAGGGCTGGGGCCTGATCGGCCCAGGGGCGCATCTGCGCGAGTTCGCTGGCGGCGTCCGAACCGCCGATGCCTTTGCTGTTCATGCTGCGTCTTTCCTGCTGAAACGGGCCAGATCGAAGGGGGCGAGATCGATCCGGGGCGTCTGCCCGGCGATCAGCTCTGCCATCAGCGCGGCTGTAACAGGCCCCAGCGTCAGGCCAAGGTGATTGTGCCCGAAGGCATAGAAAAGATTACCGATTTGGCGACTGCGCCCGATGGCGGGCAGGTAATCGGGCAGGGTGGGGCGCGCGCCCATCCATTCCTTGCCGGGCAGATCGAAGGGCAGATCCAGCGCGGCCAGATGCTGGCGTAGCAAGGCCCATTTGCGCGGGTCCGCGGGGAAATCGGGCGTGGCAAACTCCACAAAGCTGGAGGCGCGCAACCCATCCTCAAACCGCGTGACGATCATCGAGCGGTCCTCGAACACCACCGGCGGCATGGTCTGCGGCCAGCGGGTGCCGCTGCTGTGCAGGTGATAGCCACGCTCGGCGATCATCGGCACGCGGTGGCCCAGATGCTCCATCAGCGGGCGAGAGCCGATGCCCGCAGCCATCACCACATGGCTGAAGGCGCCATGCCCGGTGATATGGCAGAGGCCCTTGCTGTCCACCTGAAGCGAGGCTGCTTCGGCCTTCCAGAGGCCGCCAGCCTGCAGGATCGCGCGCTTGAGGGCGGCGTGCAGCCGGGTGTGACTGGCGATCTGGCCGCTGTCCATGGTGCGCAGCGCGCCTGCGGGCGCGCGACCGGTCAGGCGGGTCAGCTCCTCGGTTTCCTGCGCGGTGACAGGGCGAAAACTGGCCGTCGGGGCCTGCATCGCCTGCCAGCGCGCCATGCCGAGGCGCGCGCTTTCCGCCGTATCCCAGACGATGTAGTGGCCCTCGCGGATCAGCAAATCGGGTTCGCCGAGGCGCTCGACCAGATCGACCCAGGCCTGCATCGCGCCCGAGACCAGACTTGTGAGCGCCGCGCGACCTTGAGCAAAGGCGGCAGGCCGCGCCGCGCGAGCCAGCGCCATGCCAAAGGGCAGCCATGCCCCCGCCGCCCGCCATGGCAGCGAGAGCGCGCTGTTCCTGTCGAGCAGATGGCGCGGCAGGGAGGCCAGCGTGGCGGGCGAGGCGATCGGTTCGACCTGCTCCACCGCGATATGGCCCGCATTGCCCCATGAGGCGGCCTGCAGCGCCTCATCGGGGTCGAAGATGGTGACGCGATGGCCCGCATCGAGCAGCGCGAGGGCTGTGGTCATGCCAAGGATGCCGCCGCCGATGATGGCGATATTTTCATTGCGATTCTGCATGATAAAAATATACCGTATACGATCATCCATGCAAGGAGTTTGAAGCACGATGCCCGCCAAGGATCGAACGGCCAGCCCCCGGTGTATCCTGCGGGGTGTGGCGTCCGCCCTGTCGCTGGTCCTTGGCGTGGGCGCGGCTCATGCGGACACGCCGCCCGCCGATCGCTGCATGGCAGGCGCATGGCGCGTGGTCTCGGGCACACCGGAGGAGCAGCCGGTGCAGTATGAGACCGCGCATTTCGCCTTCCGCTGGAAGCCGGGCACGGTTGCGCAGGCCGATGCCGTGTCGGCGGGAACCATTCTGGAAGATGATTTCGCCTTCGATCTTGGCGTCACCCGTTTCCCCGAACCCTTTTGCGACACGGCCGACAAGCATAAGGTCAATGTCAATCTCGATCCCTCCTTCGGCCTGACAGGCGGCCCGACGGGGGATCGCGACATGGGCATGTGGATCGGCCCGCCCGCCCTGAAGGACCGCTGGGGCCTGGCGCATGAGCTGACCCATGCCTTGCAGGGATCGACGCGCGCCATGCAGGATTCGCCCTTCACCGGCTGGATGTGGGAAAGCCACGCCAATTGGATGACGCATCAACTGCCCCTCTTTCGCGACAACCCCCATTGTTCGGAGATGCTGATCAACACCCCGCATCTCTATCTCGGCTCCACCCGCGACCGCTACTGCAACTGGCAGATCTTCGAATATCTCAAGGACCGGCTGGGCTATGACGGCGTGAACGGCATCTGGCGCCATGCTTACAAACGTGGCGAGCCCGGCTATGGCGAGGAAGACCCCTTCAAGGTGCTGATGCGGAATCAGGGCTGGTCGCTGGCGCAGTTGAACACCGTGATGGGCGAATGGGCGCTGCGCAATGTGCATTGGGACTACACCGATCCGGACGGGCGCGATCAGGGGCAGGCCTATCGCCGCAGCTATGGCGCGAATGAGGCCAGCGAAGGCCAGCGTTTTGCCCGGCTGACGCGGCTGGACCCGGTCGATGCGGGCAGGCGCGAATTTGCCGTGCCTTCCTATCAGGCGCCGCAGCGCTGGGGCTACAATCTGGTGCGGCTGGTGCCCGATGCGGGCGCGAAGGCGCTGCGCGTGCGTTTCCGCGGCATGGTGCAGGACAAGCCCGCCATTGCAAGCTTGCCCGCGCTGAACGATGAGCCCGCGACCCTGCCGCAGCCGGCCTCGGACTGGCGCTGGGGCGTGGTGGCGGTGGGCGCTTCGGGGCAAAGCCGCATCAGCGCCGTGATGGCCGGGGCGAAGGGGGAAATGACCGTTCCGCTCAAACCCGATGATGTCGGGCTTTATATGGTGGTGATGGGCACGCCATCCCGCTTCGAGCCGATCCGCTGGGAGCAGCCCTATGGCGCGATCTATCGCTACCCATGGATGGCGCGTTTCGAGGGCGCCCTGCCCGATGGTTTCGAGCGCGATGCGCCGCCTCCTGTGCCCGGCGCGCATCGCCATCCCCATGGCGGCGGCTGGGTGGGACCGGGCGCGCAGGTCGCCCCCGAGGCCTATGTGGGGCCCTATGCTCAGGTGCTGGGCGGGCGCGTGCTGGATCATGCGCGGATCGAGGACCATGCCATTGTGCGCGGCGGCGAAGTGTCGGGCCGAGCCGTGGTGGGCGCGCTGAGCCTGATCACCGATGGCGTGACCATCAAGGATGATGCGGTGGTGCGCACCACCTTCCTGGGCATCGGCCAGTTCGAGCACGGGGCGGTCATCGGCGGCACGGCCAGCCTGTATGGCGATGTCGAATTGCGCGATGCGCCGACACTGACGCATGGCGCCTACAGCGGTTTTGTCGATGCCGCGGCGTGCGATGATGCGAAGCGGGGTGCCGGGCTGACGGCGATCCCGCCGGAGGTGACAGCGCCCGTGACCTATGCGTGGCAGCCGTGATGCCCTGACGATGGGCCTTCCCCCCTTTCGCGCCGCTCGCGGAACGAGATATCCCCGCAGTGCTTTCTCAAGAGCACGATCGACGCCGGGCAGGGAAGGGCATGGCCATAGCAGCATCCTCATGGATCACGCCGACACCGCAGGGCATCCATCTGCCCGGCGCGGATATCTGGGTCGACCCTTCGGTGGCAGTGGGCCGGGCGCTGGTCACCCATGGCCATGCCGATCATGCGCGCGGCGGCCATGGCCAGACCATCGCCACGGCCGAAACGCTGGCCATCATGGCGCTGCGCTATGGCGTGGCCGAGGGGGCTCATCCGCTCGCCCTGCATGAGCGTCTCACGCTGGGCGATGGCATCACCGCATGGCTGGCCCCGGCAGGCCATGTGCTGGGATCGGCGCAGGTCGTGCTGGAAAGGCAGGGCGAGCGGGTGGTCATCACCGGCGACTACAAGCGCCGCCCCGATCCCACCTGCCTGCCCTTCGAGCCCGTGCCCTGCGACATTCTGGTGACCGAGGCGACCTTCGCCCTGCCCGTTTTCGTCCATCCGCCCATCACCGGCGAGATCGCCCGCCTGATCGAGACCAGCGCCGCACATCCCGACCGCTGCGTGCTGGTGGGCGCCTATGCGCTGGGCAAGGCGCAGCGGGTGATCGCCGAATTGCGGCGGGCGGGCCACACCGCGCCGATCTGGCTGCATGGGGCGATGGAGGCGATGTGCCGCCTTTATACCGAGCATGGCATCGACCTTGGCGATCTGCGGCTGGTCAGCGAGGCTTCGAAAGAGGAACTGGCGGGGCAGATCATCCTGTGCCCGCCCTCCGCGCTCAATGACCGCTGGAGCCGCCGCCTGCCCGATCCCATCACCGCCATGGCCTCGGGCTGGATGCGGGTGCGCCAGCGCGCGGTGCAGCGCAATGTCGAGCTGCCGCTCATCATCTCCGACCATGCCGACTGGAACGAGTTGACCGCCACAATCCGCGAACTCTCGCCCGCCGAGACCTGGATCACCCATGGCCGCGACGATGCGCTGGTCCACTGGTGCCAGACGCATCAGTTGAAAGCCCGCCCGCTCGATCTGGTTGGCTATGAGGATGAGGACGATTGAGCGTGGAGGATTTTGGCACCCTCATCGACCGCCTGATCTACACGCGGTCCCGCAACGGCAAGCTGGAGCTGATCGCGGCCTATCTGCGCCGCGCGCCCGATCCTGATGCTGGCTGGGCGCTGGCCGCCCTGACCGGCGGGCTGGATTTTCCTGCGGTGAAGCCCTCGGCGGTGCGGGCGCTGATCGGGCAGCGGGTCGATCCGGTGCTGTTCGCCCTGTCGCGCGATTATGTCGGCGATACGGCCGAGACGGTCAGCCTGCTCTGGCCCGAGCCCGACCGGCCTGCCGACCCTCCGGGGCTGAGTGAGGCCGTCGCGGCGCTTGCGGCGATGACGCGCGCCACTGTCCATGCCGGACTGGCCGCGCTGCTCGACCGGCTGGATGCCAAGGGGCGTTTTGCCCTGCTCAAGCTGGCGACGGGGGCGCTGCGCATCGGCGTCTCGGCGCGGCTGGCCAAGACGGCTTTCGCGCAGGCCTTTGCCCTGCCTCTCGATGAGGTGGAGGAGGCATGGCATGCGGTGGAGCCGCCCTATGCCGATCTTTTCGCCTGGGCGCGGGGGCATGGCACGCGGCCAGACGCCGCGCATCGCCCGGTGTTCCGCCCCTTTATGCTGGCCCATCCGCTGGGCG is part of the Novosphingobium sp. genome and encodes:
- a CDS encoding Svx/AvrXca family virulence/avirulence protein — its product is MPAKDRTASPRCILRGVASALSLVLGVGAAHADTPPADRCMAGAWRVVSGTPEEQPVQYETAHFAFRWKPGTVAQADAVSAGTILEDDFAFDLGVTRFPEPFCDTADKHKVNVNLDPSFGLTGGPTGDRDMGMWIGPPALKDRWGLAHELTHALQGSTRAMQDSPFTGWMWESHANWMTHQLPLFRDNPHCSEMLINTPHLYLGSTRDRYCNWQIFEYLKDRLGYDGVNGIWRHAYKRGEPGYGEEDPFKVLMRNQGWSLAQLNTVMGEWALRNVHWDYTDPDGRDQGQAYRRSYGANEASEGQRFARLTRLDPVDAGRREFAVPSYQAPQRWGYNLVRLVPDAGAKALRVRFRGMVQDKPAIASLPALNDEPATLPQPASDWRWGVVAVGASGQSRISAVMAGAKGEMTVPLKPDDVGLYMVVMGTPSRFEPIRWEQPYGAIYRYPWMARFEGALPDGFERDAPPPVPGAHRHPHGGGWVGPGAQVAPEAYVGPYAQVLGGRVLDHARIEDHAIVRGGEVSGRAVVGALSLITDGVTIKDDAVVRTTFLGIGQFEHGAVIGGTASLYGDVELRDAPTLTHGAYSGFVDAAACDDAKRGAGLTAIPPEVTAPVTYAWQP
- a CDS encoding Xaa-Pro peptidase family protein, translated to MNSKGIGGSDAASELAQMRPWADQAPALSAEEFARRITRARQLMAQTGAEALLVDAGPSLRYFTGLSWGASERLVAMLLLPEGDPVLVAPRFELGSLEAELQVPAQIHGWEEHENPHLILASLLESARVRHLAIDPALPFVMIERLRRAAPAVTLSEASAVIDGCRSIKSPAELAIMLQAKNMTLEVQQRAARILRPGITAGEVTRFIENAHRALGAAGNSFCIVEFGEGTSYPHGLPGERRLGMDEMVLIDTGCRVQGYSSDITRSYVFGTPTARQRSIWDLEHEAQEAAFMAVRPGVPCEEIDAAARRVLERAGLGPDYALPGLPHRTGHGIGLSIHEGPYLVRGDTTPLAPGMCFSNEPMIVLPGAFGVRLEDHFHVTETGAAWFTRPSPAIDAPFG
- a CDS encoding FAD-binding oxidoreductase produces the protein MDDRIRYIFIMQNRNENIAIIGGGILGMTTALALLDAGHRVTIFDPDEALQAASWGNAGHIAVEQVEPIASPATLASLPRHLLDRNSALSLPWRAAGAWLPFGMALARAARPAAFAQGRAALTSLVSGAMQAWVDLVERLGEPDLLIREGHYIVWDTAESARLGMARWQAMQAPTASFRPVTAQETEELTRLTGRAPAGALRTMDSGQIASHTRLHAALKRAILQAGGLWKAEAASLQVDSKGLCHITGHGAFSHVVMAAGIGSRPLMEHLGHRVPMIAERGYHLHSSGTRWPQTMPPVVFEDRSMIVTRFEDGLRASSFVEFATPDFPADPRKWALLRQHLAALDLPFDLPGKEWMGARPTLPDYLPAIGRSRQIGNLFYAFGHNHLGLTLGPVTAALMAELIAGQTPRIDLAPFDLARFSRKDAA
- a CDS encoding ligase-associated DNA damage response exonuclease, whose translation is MAIAASSWITPTPQGIHLPGADIWVDPSVAVGRALVTHGHADHARGGHGQTIATAETLAIMALRYGVAEGAHPLALHERLTLGDGITAWLAPAGHVLGSAQVVLERQGERVVITGDYKRRPDPTCLPFEPVPCDILVTEATFALPVFVHPPITGEIARLIETSAAHPDRCVLVGAYALGKAQRVIAELRRAGHTAPIWLHGAMEAMCRLYTEHGIDLGDLRLVSEASKEELAGQIILCPPSALNDRWSRRLPDPITAMASGWMRVRQRAVQRNVELPLIISDHADWNELTATIRELSPAETWITHGRDDALVHWCQTHQLKARPLDLVGYEDEDD